In Thermodesulfobacteriota bacterium, the following proteins share a genomic window:
- the ssb gene encoding single-stranded DNA-binding protein, translating to MAGVNKVIIIGRLGRDPEVRYTQDGRAIANFSVATSEEWKDKESGEKKERTEWHRVVAFGRLGEICGEYLAKGRQVYIEGRLQTRSWEKDNVTRYTTEIVASNMQMLESKSSAGASDYYMPPTDDSIPGDAGPGNDDIPF from the coding sequence ATGGCAGGCGTCAACAAGGTGATTATTATCGGCAGGCTGGGCAGAGATCCGGAGGTGCGTTATACGCAGGACGGTCGTGCGATTGCTAATTTCAGCGTGGCAACTTCCGAGGAGTGGAAAGACAAGGAGTCGGGTGAGAAGAAAGAACGGACGGAATGGCATCGGGTCGTGGCTTTCGGCCGGCTGGGAGAAATATGCGGTGAATATTTAGCCAAAGGACGGCAGGTATATATCGAAGGGCGGTTGCAGACAAGATCCTGGGAAAAAGACAATGTGACGCGGTATACGACCGAGATTGTGGCTTCCAATATGCAAATGCTGGAATCAAAATCTTCAGCCGGTGCGAGTGACTACTATATGCCGCCGACAGACGATTCAATCCCGGGCGATGCCGGTCCGGGCAATGATGATATCCCTTTCTAA